GACACACAATAAACCAGGTCACTTTTAAAATAAGGGTCAAGGTTTTATCAAGCCTGAACAAAATTGGTTAGTTAACATTCCCTAACCAATATTGTTTAGGCTTGATAAATGATGCATGAACATTCAAGTGCTTACTCAAGTTCACAAAGAAAATCTTTatctttcaaatattttcagtaataaagtatatgtgtacattaaATTGCAAATATGAGGCAATATCATATCAACCAAGATCAAATCAATCCAGTAGGTGGGcaaattcaaaatgttttttttttttaatcaaattaaaaatcattCCCAAACAAGTCTCTTACAATTTATCACTTAGAAATGCCTACAAAGCCCTAAATTGCTTTTTTCCTCTTCTTTAAGAATAGGGCCGTTGGCTCTGAATTTtggagaaaaaatatcaaatagggttttatttttcaacaaataagataatcatttattttcagtGTAGTTTATGAATATCCTtctgaaacaaatacaaaaatatgtacagATCTATTAAATATGTCAACTGACTTGGTATAcgaatgtttttaaaatgattttcaagTATTAAATACCATActttgatttttgaaataagGAGAGGGGAAGTCAAAGCTTGATCATGGAGACAATAGGGTTGAAACTTTGGTCCTAAGTTCTGCAGAAAAAAATACTACGACTTCGTTCATCAATATAAAATTGactaattatcataattatgcAGGCTTATGCAAATCAAATTGCCAGAATATACCAgttttaataaatatacatgtacataattttcTCATTTCTAGTGATAGATCTAATTATTCTTAATGAAACAGAAGTGTAGGTATACATCATCCATGTAAGCCTTAATTGTGATATTAGTGATAATACAAGTAAATTAAAGCTTACctatatatctttaattttttGGTAAATGTCTATAAATTGTTAACACCAAAAGTTCCAGAGCTATTGAATTTGTTGCATTCAAATTTCAGAAATGGGGAGATAATCCTGCAGGGACCCATTATGTTCAGCTGAGAATTAATTCAGTCTGTGACCAAGGGTGATGCAGTCTATGCATGTGTATAAAGCACCTTTAGATTATATTATGAAAACTGAAAGTCTTTTATGTAAAGCACAAGGGTTCTTTCGTATCATATAAAATCTTATTTATCTAtcattataaatcattaaaaaccTATCACAAGCATTTCTTCTCACTCTAAATTGCATCATACCTGAACAAGCACCCCAGCCATTTGTTGGAAATAAGGCATATATTAACTTTTTAAGCAACGAAAGCAGGATATGTTACAATCTAATTTATGTTAACCTTTAATCTTTTAAGTGCCCAAATGCTTTTACATAacagcaaacacaaaataagtTGTTCAATTTACAAAAGCTATTGCTGAGTCACATACTGAGAAATGTCTTCAGAATTTCAATATGTATGACATTTCACACGACACAAAAGATTGCTTCAGTGACAAAATAATGAGTGGAATTTAATTACTTTATGTATACCAAAGGTACATTTCATCTTCTGCATTTCTGGAATCTGCTCAGTGAAAATTTAATCACTTTTAaatctttcttttttatatatacattgtattatatataatgaaaaatgacaaaaccTTTGGAAATGGATCATTTACCATTTGTAAAATCAAGATTtgttatatcatttaaatagCATCTTACATTTTAATAGCTTGATATTTTTCTATTGACTACATTTTtgattatcttttttttttccatttaaaaaattaagatGTAATGttgagtatgaaaaatattgatttaccATGCATGCACTaatgtaattttttgttatatgacattttaaaatattgatatgttgCGGGATGCATGCATGTATTCAGTTGCCATATCTAGTTAAGTAAAGCTGACGACTGATGAGACTTTTCCTTTCCTGGCTATTTACCAACTTAATATAAATGTGCTACTTGTGCATGGTAACACCTTAAGAATATTGCTAATAATTTAAATGGAATATTGAATAATAAAGCATGTCAATGAGTTACTCATGAGTTCAGTACCTAAATTAATTTGATTCCTCAATAAGTCATGATTTTATCAGCCAAGCTTTTCAGTTTCTGTTATCAATATAAGGAATAAAATACTAATTTTAAGTCTGTAGACAGTCAGACACCAACTTAATTATAATATTGCAATGcagaaaaatcaattataaactGTGCTCCAGTTAAGATGCATACAAGGACCATAAAATacttatcaaaatctgtcaattaCCCCTAAAAATTGGATATGTGCTaattaccaataaaatatttgtattacataACCATGCATATAAAATCAGAAGAAATTTGATGAAAACAGAAGATTCCAGTCTTGCTCCAGAGTCTGCATCAACTCTTAGATATTCTACCTGAAACAGTAGCACAGCACAGTGCTACTGTTTCATGTAGAATATCTAAGATCTTTGCACAattgacatttatatatacaatgattaTGTCATTAATTACTTTACAGTTTACATTGTAACAACATCATTTTTTCCAACTCATTTCAGACTTTCTGTAATTGTTTGTTTTGGGTTCGTACACAAGTCAGAGATGCATCACTGACTTAACATATATGATAAGGTTTGGTAAGCTAAATGAAATAGCTACAGTAGCTGATTGATGGTATCAGACATGACATATGCTATCATTGTCAGAAACTTAAAATAACTTTATCTGATAATTTTACTGCAATAATGTGTGTTGCTGTAGGGCTACAtgtgatatatttattgttCTGGATCTGGTCAATCGCCGACAACCATTTTAATCAATTTGGTATAGAGAACTCCAGCAAGCGCTAGACAACaccagctagtgttcggagggtcatCTCCGGGGATTTGAAATACGGGCCGAACTGGCCATGCCATTTCTGCTGAGCTCCTACTACATTTGGTGCCTGTGGAAAATGACCATGCAAACCCTAGTTTAAAGCaatgatggtacatgtacatttagcaGGGGAATATCCGAACCTGGGTTGCGTGAGTCTTCGGAGCAAACACTAAATATGGGAGGATGAGTGTGACAGTCCTGGACGACCACTGGAGACCAAGTAGCTCCATCGGTAGAGCACTCAAGCTGGAATTCGGAGGGTCCGGGGTTCAAATCAATTCATGGTCTGCCCATGCATTTTATGCTCCTACTATACAGTCAAGTAAGGTTGTATGATAAGTTAATTTAAACATTCACCAGCTGATTGTGTTCAAGTGATAATTTATGCAACATTTTTCAATCATAGTTACAAAATAGCTATTGACTGCATGAATAGCTACAGTGTAGTATCGTTATCTTTGACTCATTCACATGCATGTATAATATACATTCTGTCACTTTAAGCAATTGAGAATACCAGTGAATAGAGTAAACCAATAAATGcttattgaaataaacaatacTTAATTAGTAAAGTAACGGAGATTCAAATTCCAAACATGAGACTAGTGTGCACCCTTGTGAACCGCAGAACCGCAGAAGGCCCATCTGCTTACTTCGGACCACTATCAAAAAATGAACATACAGGGGCAGGTATATTTATGAACTTTGAAGTTATATATTCGATATCAATTAGACCTTTGGTAATCATTGATTAAAGGGAAGAGTGTCATTTCAAAATAGTCGGTATGAAGACTTAGTTCGCAAAGTTTGGCCAAACAGCCATGTTGTTGATGTTCAGTTATCAAAGTGCCGAAGTTCACTCACCTGATCAAAGTTATTCAATTCGTTTCCACAGAGCCTTTTAAGGCTATAAATTTGGTGTATCTGATGCAAGTAAATGTGTCCGGTAACACTAGCTGTCTCGCTTTTCTGTTCATGTTTTCAATTCATTCTTAGTTCACATTATGAGACATGTATTTTTTCGTCATGCAGGTAGCGTTTGATAGGTCTCCATAGGCGCTGTTACGGTGCTAGGTTCTATGCGCATACCAATCTGCGCATATCGGAAACGACCATTTGAGCTAGTCGGAGTCCTTCAAGATTTCACCATTCCATTGGGAGATAAAAGAAGAGAGTGTGGTAACAGTAATGACACCTATTGACATATTCCTAACATAACAAGAACAGTAACTCCGCATAGATTTAGAgctatcgtatcatataatttAATCTTAAAGGcaaaagttatatgtgtcgtaatttCCAAGCTCTCGAAACAAGAAGAGATTTTAATGGTCCactaaaaacatgaaaataaggCTTAGATAGATGAGGTTACAAAACAACAAGCAAATGCATTTTAGATTTCTGGCAGCGAAACCTAACGTTATGTGCAGAGTGAAGTTGCATTTCGCTATTTTGCCATCTGGTGATATTAACCATGAAATTTGTAGAATGGAGCGAAACATATTATCATTTAAGATCTTTTTATATCGATTGATTGCATCTGTTTTAAGGGCAGGTACAAAAAGTTTAATTCATTAGCAGAGTTATTTTTTTGACTTATTAAGAATCATTCAGAAGTACAGTTTGAATAGTAGTAATATGTACATgcttaaaaatgtatttttcctaATTTTAACCGAAAATTTAAACATAtggtaacaagaggcccagagggcccgtatcgctcacctggtatatatgtaatgCCAAATACTGTTGtcaatacaggttcattgtttcttttatgaaggaatttgaatattttcctctaattcccctattggggcccgcccctcctgcccccggggggtcacagccaaaatttataaagttttgtcccccttcccccaaggatcttCATGACcaaattggttacaatccatgcagaactctaggacaagtagcgatttataggattttcctctatttcctctattggacTCCgtcctcctgccccggggggcagagccaaaatttattcaagtgttgttccccttcccccaaggatgtttgtggccaattttggttacaatccatgcagaactctaggacaagaagcgatttataggatttacctctatttccccccccccccccccccccttcctgcccccggggattcagagccaaaatttaaacaagttctgttccccttccgccttcgggccaggtgagctaaaattgTCTGTCTcaacaaaacaagaaaataatttcaGAGAACGTATTTCAAATGATCATGACTTTTGTAAATTTAGAAATTATCATTACCAGTTAAAAACACACTGTTTATGGATGATATCTAAGAAATATCCTGTTCTTAGAGACAAGATATAGATCTATTTTATCATGAATTTAATTGTGAGAAACGAAAACTCAACAAAACTTTGTCATAGATGTGAAATGATTTTCAGGATATCTAACCAAACACGTAATTTTAAGTTGTGATCTTACTGGCAACTATAGGGATAGATTATGGATGGATAAAGCCAATATTCATGATTTAACTTTTATTCAGTATATACATTCATTACCTGAAGATGAACTAAACTGTTTGGAAGCGAATTAGACTTCAGATTACGACAGAAAGATTTAGAAGATTTTAGAATTGTCTGtgttattgatatttacaatatgttCTCGCTCTACAATAACTAATCTCTTAGATTGTGATTGTATATAACTAACAAAGTTATttattcatcaaatatttgaacGTCATTAACTATAATCTTATTCAATGttacacaaaaaaatgtaattacaaCTATAAGTACATGTTCTATAAAGATTGCAAAttgttttgcaattttttttcttttactcataatttaattttgcatattatgtctttatttataaaaatattattataaaatgatattgtaaTCTTCAGTTTGCAGGAAAAAAagactattattattatttgataattatacAAGTACATAGCCGGGTATATAAGCACTAAAATTGATAGTTCTgctaaaaattattatatttacatttacgtTGATCTGTGTACtcagtggcgtagcgcccgtgcatgcttgcatgctcaagcatgcaaaacaattatctgacttacatttttgtacaggcagaaaaaacacaacatttgaatacaagTAACGctgcaaaatataaataacgtataaatacatatgatatgtccaactgtatgcctaacataactgtgcacatttgaaagacttgaagattggccattctggaaatttattagaatagtctacatatttccggttaccaagttgttaaatttgattatgtttgaatcttgtcgaagacaatattagacttcttcaccaaaaCCCATCAAgcaaatgtggattttgaatcgggaaacacttacgaataccaaaataaacaacttcGCATGAAAAGTGAGAAatattctaaatacacataactatattaaaatgatatcaaatcAACTAAAATagcaattgcaacatgttcttggcCAAAAGtgaacttttcaatgttggctCACTTCACGCCCCGTTAAAACGCATGTTAATCCATGATTTTCGGTGTCTACTCACAaaatagttgacttttatttttgtcgaatatgaacagattgttgatttagaaaataatttttgttgttgtaattgttagaaatagaacagaataGGTAAAAAATAGGTcatatatacaatgttcaatttttttattgaggtggtcgagaactggtcccttcttacgcaatttaCGCCATTTTGACATTGGTCTTTGATTCgctgtcataaacaaaccaacacgtaaacttaattttaattttgtttaaaatattcgccataagtttttcatcagttaaaataacaccaaattctcccattgcttactattttaatttttacagccaaaatccgtgttttttgttcgagcacttgtcaGGGAAGtctagtatatatgtatataaaatcaccacagttttgcatggttatcacCTAAATATCGTGACCTGCAtttaaccattggtatatacgttaaaagttaccatagaagtaaaatggttactacattgTATCAATTTCcccgtcagcttctgggggggggggggggggggggggggctttgCCCCTGGACCCTGAGCAGGGGTCGAACCCCAGGCATGCAGGCTACAGCAGGCCTATCCAGGTACAGACCTTCAATTCATTATtactttgagttacacaacaatgtgccgatggtgtgaatccgatatgttcagatcgagcagggttgcataatgatatgacgaactcataattatcatttctaaatgcaggtaactttgaatcgaaaaattaccgtgttaaaaacgctttaaaatcagcaaaatacattgtaaatctcatctcagccattcaaaatcgtaatattttttctcgggggggggggggggggggggacccccaggacccccaaaacaacaaaatctcacgcCTTCGGTactcacaaattcatcaaatacatcataaaactcatctcagccattctaaatcttaatttttcccccgggggagaccccccgaACACTCGAAACACCAAAATCCCGCGCCTTCGGCCCTCGCAAATTCAATAAAATGCgccgtaaaactcatctctgccattctaaatcgtaaaattattttccgggggagactcccggaccccccaaacataaaaatctcgcgccttcggcgatcgcaaaatcatcaaatcaTCTTACTCATCTCAGTCGttctttatcataatatttccCAGGGATACCCTTTACATgtatttgcgtattcattaatttcctgttagcgacaccactgtttatagaaatgtacaaggattatatgtaatgatatatgaaaaaagtatatcaattacCTCCTATGGGTGCGGggccccggggggggggggggggtggttgttacgaaatattgaggacctttgccccccccccccccccattacgtttcatcttcctacgccactgatacatatatattttcccATAATATATTCACAATTTGTAAAATTCTTGCACATTTTTCCTTTGAAAATCAGACCTCTTGTATGCGTTGTCTAGTAGGTAAGAGATGTTAATCGGGCTCAACAACATACGTACAAAAAACATAACAACAGAGCGGTGACTCGCGGGTTTCCGACAAACATAGAGTGGTGAGAGCGGTGACTCGTGGGTTTCCGACAAACATAGAGCGGTGAGAGCGATGACTCGTGGGTTTCCGACAAACATAGAGTGGTGAGAGCGATGACTCGTGGGTTTCCGACAAACATAGTGAGTGGTGAGAGCGGTGACTCGTGGGTTTCCGACAAACATAGAGTGGTGAGAGCGGTGACTCGTGGGTTTCCGACAAACATAGAGTGGTGAGAGCGGTGAGTCGTGGGTTTCCGACAAACATAGAGTGGTGAGAGCGATGACTCGTGGGTTTCCGACAAACATAGAGCGGTGAGAGCGATGACTCGTGGGTTTCCGACAAACATAGAGTGGTGAGAGCGGTGACTCGTGGGTTTCCGACAAACATAGAGTGGTGAGAGCGGTGACTCGTGGGTTTCCGACAAACATAGAGTGGTGAGAGCGGTGACTCGTGGGTTTCCGACAAACATAGAGTGGTGAGAGCGGTGACTCGTGGGTTTCCGACAAACATAGAGTGGTGAGAGCGGTGACTCGTGGGTTTCCGACAAACATAGAGTGGTGAGAGCGATGACTCGTGGGTTTACGACAAACATAGAGTGGTGAGAGCGATGACTCGTGGGTTTCCGACAAACATAGAGTGGTGAGAGCGGTGACTCGTGGGTTTCCGACAAACATAGAGTGGTGAGAGCGGTGACTCGTGGGTTTCCGACAAACATAGAGTGGTGAGAGCGATGACTCGTGGGTTTCCGACAAACATAGAGTGGTGAGAGCGATGACTCGTGGGTTTCCGACAAACATAGAGTGGTGAGAGCGGTGACTCGTGGGTTTCCGACAAACATAGAGTGGTGAGAGCGGTGACTCGTGGGTTTCCCGACAAACATAGAGTGGTGAGAGCGGGTGACTCGTGGGTTTCCGACAAACATAGAGTGGTGAGAGCGGTGACTCGTGGGTTTACGACAAACATAGAGTGGTGAGAGCGATGACTCGTGGGTTTTCGACATAGAGTGGTGAAGCATGGGGGAAGGGCGATGACTCGTGGGTTTCCGACAAACATAGAGTGGTGAGAGCGGTGACTCGTGGGTTTCCGACAAACATAGAGTGGTGAGAGCGGTGACTCGTGGGTTTCCGACAAACATAGAGTGGTGAGAGCGATGACTCGTGGGTTTCCGACAAACATAGAGTGGTGAGAGCGATGACTCGTGGGTTTCCGACAAACATAGAGTGGTGAGAGCGGTGACTCGTGGGTTTTCGACGATGATAGCAAAAATGTGTAGTATTTTTCAAAACTTTGCTTTACTAATAGTAATAGGCCTGCACCACGTCACAGCAAAGACTGCATCATTATCTGTCTTTTGAGCAATAATATTGCAGTTAGAGCTTTTTTATGAAGTacgaaataataattattttgattacaatatgttttatatgtactcaACTTAATATATAGGAAAGAAATCACTTTTTCAGATggaaaaacaattacaaaacttTATTAACCTTTCACctaaacatgcatataatttatttgaaaaattagtATGTCCCGTGATGAGTTATGGGTGTGAAGTGTGGGGTTTTCACTCTGGGTTGGCAGTAGAAAAGGTTCATTTAAGGTTTTGTAAGAGATAAATGGAGTGAAAACTTCGACACAGAACAACTTTATTTACGAAGAATTAGGATGTTTGCCACTAAAACTCAAGAGatattttaagataattaaATATTGGCTACAGATTGTCCATCATAAGAAAAATGTATTGGTGAAGTCAGTCTATGATGAACTTTATCAACAAACTGAATCATATAGAATAATTAACTGGGCAAAATtagtaaaacaattattatgtACGTATGGTTTTGGTTATGTTTGGTTACAACAACAAGTTGGAAACGAAAAGGTATTTTTAGAATTATTCCAAACTAgagttaaagatattttttatacaaaactgGCATAGTGAGCTGGTAGATTCGCCAAGGGCAAgatgttatttattgtttacaaatgaatTTGGATATAAGAGTTATCTCgatactgtaaatattgaaaaatatagaaaagcTCTAACGAAGATTAGAACATCATCACATAGATTGAAATATGATATGAATGTGGCCAAGTGGACTATTCCACTATTAATTAGTTAATtggtattttattaatttgattgtattgtatattgatacatgggttgtatattgttttaatttcatttgttttaaagtaatttctttCAGGTCAATGTAATGTGATGTCTCACTGAATTATGTATCACAGAGTGTGGTAAGTGCTCTGTGATATACaagtaatgtatatatgtagagtGAGCTCACTCACTCTGCCTGGTGAGCTATAAAtagattttacctgtgtatgtaTGAAGTATGTATGGTCATGTGACTTGTCTTTGTGAATGTCCACTATTAAATGTACTGTCCATGTCCTGTGTGCATGTAGAGTAAAGTCCagtgtttgaccttgacctgaccTATCTGACCTGTTGTTTTAttggttaatatatttttggagGGAAAGTCTTTGTCCAAAAATTAGACAGTAGCTTGAGATCTGGGGAAGGAGCAACATCTCCCCTTTTTGGAGATATATATCATGATACGCGCCAATAAGCTACAAACCCAAATGTAAGTCtaatactttttatattatctttttacatattattttggtATCTAAAGTATGGTAATTAAGAAATGTAGatttattcaattaattattgagtaagtgtatacattttgtatagagTGGAATTCGAAATAGATTGTAACTTAAATTTGTTATATCTCTAAATCCAGTATGAATTTAGTAACTGTGTAatttgtgtatgtgttttaaaagtaattgtgtatggttttatacttgttactgattgatttatttataaatctttcAGTGGAATCATGTAGATGTCTGCTATTGTGCTGTATACATTATAAGCATAAGCAACCCTTTACCCATAGTTGAGGTAAGCAACATACACATTATAGTTAGAAATGCTTTGTATATTAATCTGATAAAGTAAGATATTATTGAATTTGCTATAATATGTAACCCACTGTAattggtatatttatgtgtatattggAATAATATCTATTTTCCATATTGTACTAGTTTTAATGGTGTTAAGTGTGCAAGTGGATTATTTCCCCTTGTTCGTAACAAGTGGGTTACTTCCCCTTGTTACCTGACAAgcggattacctccccttgtgtatattgtactctttatgtatatttataatgtatagggtaaatatttctttttatctatCATGCTAATGCATGGTTGTAAGGTAATGGTTACTACCTTTACTGATAGGAAATTATAAAGTTTTActtatgtatttgtatctatataacTGTGATATTTCGATAGGGATAACTTGTCTAGTGTACACGTTGAGTATTGTATGTTAGTTATGGTAGCGATCCtaatgtacttttatttatatgtttcagGGTTCTATCTACAtgtctatctatctatatctatatcaataagcagatacatgtacgtacatccATTGTTGTATATGGACCAACTGAACCCACATGCAGGCAGTACAATATTTATGGTGAATAAATACCAGTGAACCCGACCCGGTTGTCCCTGAGTTTTAATTGCTAAGATCCAGTTCGCAACCCGGTTACaaattggcgcccatgtagggacctGCATGGAACATGAGAGGAATTCAGTTGGAGTTTTCAAGTTACCATATATTCCTGATGGCAAAGTTGATGTGAATTGTGCAGTGCCTATATAGTCCAGTGTTTGGATATATAGTTAGTGTGTTGGACATACATATATTCTATTTGGAATATACCTTGAATTCTATATGGAGGTGAACCCGATGCCGGATGATGTCCACTCGCTTTGTGATACAGCATACGGTAGGTGATGTTGATCAAGACTGAACTTTACATTATTACTGTAATGATAGACCACCGCAGTGAGGTGACCATGGAACTTTGTAAAGAATTACTCTGTTGATTAACCATGATTGCTGATGTGACCTTGACCCCCGAACTTTCAGTTCACATGTATCCTTAtgcatatacattataattacatgtgaTTCAGTTGGAGGATCCAGAAGTGCCTGATTTGTGAAAAGAGCATTTATTATAAAGTTAACCAGCTGTGATTGAACATTTTAATAGGAAATTTATTCtttaatattgatttacatatttatttgataattctttggtcaatttgattttttgctactagtcatttatatatcatgtaaactttgatgaaatacctttttttttctaatttcattttgattacaCTTGACCAATTTGAACTTTTTTTGTTGTCAATTAGACTTCGGGTTTGTTGGCAGACAGTAAGTGATACTTCCTTcgctaaattattt
The nucleotide sequence above comes from Argopecten irradians isolate NY chromosome 1, Ai_NY, whole genome shotgun sequence. Encoded proteins:
- the LOC138333739 gene encoding uncharacterized protein, giving the protein MFVGNPRVTALTTLCLSETHESPLSPLYVCRKPTSHRPSPMLHHSMSKTHESSLSPLYVCRKPTSHRSHHSMFVGNPRVTRSHHSMFVGKPTSHRSHHSMFVGNPRVTALTTLCLSETHESSLSPLYVCRKPTSHRSHHSMFVGNPRVTALTTLCLSETHESPLSPLYVCRKPTSHRSHHSMFVVNPRVIALTTLCLSETHESPLSPLYVCRKPTSHRSHHSMFVGNPRVTALTTLCLSETHESPLSPLYVCRKPTSHRSHHSMFVGNPRVIALTALCLSETHESSLSPLYVCRKPTTHRSHHSMFVGNPRVTALTTLCLSETHESPLSPLTMFVGNPRVIALTTLCLSETHESSLSPLYVCRKPTSHRSHHSMFVGNPRVTALLLCFLYVCC